The following is a genomic window from Rana temporaria chromosome 7, aRanTem1.1, whole genome shotgun sequence.
TCTGAGTCCCTGAGTACCATAGCAAACCCTATGgtgtttctttttaattttgcCAAAAACTGAATACCATACTTGGGTAGACATTATTCATTCTGTTGCAATCGGTTTGGTAGATACCCAAGAATATTTTCCTATTTAAATTAAAATACAATAATTGTATATTGTAAATTTAAACCGCACAAAATATTAATATCATCATGAAAGAAGGCTGTTTACCAGTGATTTGAATAGCATCATTCTTTTGATTGTTAAAATGTATGATTACACGTAAGGCTAATCAAATGATTGTGCCGATGTCATAAGTAATTCATCCTACATAAAAATCAGGATATGTGTTGAATGTGtaaatattcaaaaaaatatacagtacttgttcaatggaaaaaagtataAACAATCATTAACCGTCACTTGAAGATTGCATACATTTCCATGGCATATCGCTTATCACAGTAATAATGGTCATATTATTTGTAGTCTACAAGTGTAATGTAGTTTCTGTATAGCTTGTGAAAATGTCTTGCAATAAGAAAAGCAAgtttaagaaatatatatataagttccctgagaggggcagatccacaaagaagttacgctggcgtatctattgttacgctgcgtaacttctaatttgctccggtgtatctttgttttgtatccacggatctaaggtgcatatttacgctggccgctaggtggcgtttccatcgatttccgtgtcgagtatgcaaattagctagatacggcgatccacaaacgtacgtccggccgtcgcatttctttacgttgtttccgtaaggcttttttcggagtatagttacccctgctatatgaggcatatcctatgttaaatatggccgtcgttcccgcgtccaattattttttacattgtttgcgtaagtcgttcgcgaatagggctttgtgtagaatgacgttcacgtcgtaacgtcacggcttgttgcgggttaatttcgagcatgcgcactgggatacccccacggacggcgcatgcgctgttaaaaaaatacgtaatttacgtcgggtcaagacgtatttacataaaacacgcccccatcacatccatttgaattgcgcgcccttacgccgccaaagttacactatgccgccgtaacttacggcgcaaattctttgaggatcaggaaattacgctgtaagttacggcggcgtagtgtatcagagatacgctgcgccggacgcaacaatgccctcgggtacgtggatctggcccagagtgtttaATATTTTAGACGTTAAAATGTGAAAAGAAGTGTGTGCACAAAGTATACATCCATAGGTGTGCTGTATACTTGCTGTGATCCAATCTCTACAGCAAAGACACGGTAAACGTCCTGAGAGTTGAAGACGTGTACTCCACACTGATAAAAGCAGTGTCGTAAAGACAGTGCTTCATCAAAAAAGATTACCGCCCCATGCCCTTTGTGTCAAGGGGCAAACAGAGAAAATAAGGACATTAATAATGAAATAAATATGTAGGCTCCATATGTTgatttccttctgaaaatgctacttACCTGGTTGTCTCTGGAATCAATACTTTACACCAGTGGCCTGGAGCAAGCAATTTAGACCAAGGACAGCTGGATCAGCTGACAGCAGGAAGCAAGCATTTTCAGAAGGCAACTATGGCAATGTTAGCCAACTATATTTTTTTCAGAACAAGCTTCCATAAAAGTCGTCTGAAAATCACTATAAAGGCACATAACTAGCTCTGGTCTATAAGAAGTTAATGTAAACCAGGACTTGTATACACAAGTTtcaggcttatatgcaagttaggtACTTTTGCGAAGTGTTGCCAAATGTTTGTGTTActgtaaccacttcccatcctgcAGGCCAACTAtttacggccgcaaggtggctctgatcTGTCGGGAGGCCGTCGATATACGGCCTCCGGCCGCACGTTACACAGGTGCCAATGCTcgtgcctggtggccgtgatgtccgccaggcacccacgatcggcagtcacagagccagggacatggagctctgtgtgtaaacacagagctccacgtcctattaggccccgtacacacgaggggacatgtccgatgaaaacggtccacggaccgttttcatcggacatgtccgctcggagatttctgtctgatggttgtacacaccatcaaacagaaatacgggcggacaggatacgcggtgacgggcgcgaaccctggaaggtaaatgcttccacgcatgcgtcgaatcacttcgacgcatgcgagggctttcggccgagcggacatgtccggtgagtcatacagacgaccgaacatgtccggcggacaggcttcttAACATGcgaagaaacatttgtccgctggaaacctgtccgatccgccagaaaattgtccggtcggccatccgccggaccagtttcagcggacatgttcggtcgtgtgtacgaggccttagggagaggagaccaatgctgtgtcccttgttcatagggataaccatcggtcacctccctcagtcagtcacctccccccacagtaagaatcactcccagggtacatatttaaccccttgatgccccctagtgttaaccccttccctgccagtcacatttatacagtaaccagtgcatttttatagaactgttcgctgtataaatgtgaatggtcccaaaaatgtgtcaaaagtgtccgatgtgcctgcCGTAAAATCACAGttgtgacaaaaatcgcagatcgctgccattactagaaaaaaaagtaataattccataccctattttgtaggcgttataacgtttgcgcaaaccaatcactatacgcttattgcagtttttttaccaaaaatatgtagaagaatacgtatcggactaaactgaaaaaaatatatttatatattttttttttaatgggatatttattatagcaaaaagtaaaaaatattgtgtttttttcaaaattgttgctatattcttgtttatagcgcaaaaaataaaaaccgcacaggtgatcaaataccaccaaaagaaagctctatttgtgggaaaaaaagacatcaattttgtttgggagccacgtcgcacaaccgcgcaattgtcattcaaagctcgACAGtgtcgaaagctgaaatttcgcctaggcaggaagggggtatatgtgtccagtaagcaagtggttcatTTGACCTCCAGTTGCTTGAGAAGTTGATCCTAAACTGCATGGACCAGTTTCTGAGTTGCCTTGAACTGCTTTTTGTTGCTTTTGCATTCATATTGACTTGAATGGGGAATAAAAGCAATTCAGatgcagtataaaaataaatatgtaggcTGATATCAGTGTGCACAAAAGTCCTGCCCGGTTTCCCTGAGTTGTTGCAGTAAGTGCAAGTATGAACTGTTGTTCTGTCAATAGGAGGTCAAATCAAGTCCTACATGTTTTGCCTTGTTTATCAGTAAATCTCATATAAGAGTTAAATTGCCCAAACCAACCAGTCAGATCGCAATTTTCACTTTCCAACTGTCAGTTCCCATAGCAGATTTGAATCGGATTGGTGGTTGTGACTCACTGATAAACAAGTCCTGTTTCTATTATATTTgaaatttggggccagattcacaaagagttacaccggcgtatcagtagatacgctgacgtaactccgaatctaagcccgtcgtatgtttaaatgtattctcaaactgagatacacttaaacatgcctaagatacgacgacctgcgccgtcgtatcttagggtgcaatatttatgctggccgctaggtgtcgcttccattgcggtcaacgtagaatatgcaaatgagtcgttacgccgattcacgaacgtacgcttgcccgtcacagtaactttacaccgtttccgtaagagatacgtggcgtaaagataaacatgccccctaggtggcgtatcctatgttaagtatggccgtcgttcccgcgtcaaaattttgaaatttaacgtcgtttgcgtaactcgttcgtgaatagggctggacgtcaattactTTCAAATCGAaactaatgacgtccttgcgacgtcatttagcgcaatgcacgtcgggaaatttaagggatggcgcatgcgcagtacgttcggcacgggaacgggcctaatttaaatgatccacgccccctacccggatcatttgaattaggcgggcttgcgccggggaatttacgctacgccgccgcaactttacaggcaagtgctttgtgaatcaagcacttgcccgtaaaacttgcggcagcgtaacataaatgcgatacgttacgccgccgcagatctacgtgaatctggcccttgatttcTAAATTTAGCAACACCTGAGGTAATAAATCATGCAACTCTAATAATAATGACTCCAAATGAAGCCACATTAAACTGGCATGATAATTCTGCTAGTACAAATTGGTAAGAACAAAGCGGGAATGTTACATTATAGAACAGCAGTTGCGTTTCTTCACTCGTATCTCACCTGTTAATGATGGGTCCTCAGTTCCATCATCTGGGATCTGTTTGGAAACTGGAACATAGTTATGAGGACCCAGGCTAGATTCTTGTTCTTGTAAGGATATTGAGTTCTTGTAGGGTTGAGGACCGTGCAGCGTGACATTGTGTTTGGGTAGTTTATGTGCAACGTTATTTGGCAAAGGAGGATTGGAAATGGGTTCTGCTTTGGTTTGCGGTTGCTTAATCAGTCCTTCCACGGTTGCTTCTTCTTCTTTGTCATTGTCATCATCAATGATGACCAGTTCTGCTCGAATGACTCCCTCGTAATCTGTAAGTGGTCTGCTTTCATTTTCATCAGCTTGCTGGTAGCCCATGAAAATCATAGTAACTGGCTCAGAGCCATCTATGTAACATGGTGTGGCATGGACAACACTGTGTTGCACTTGCACGTCATCTTCCATATTAGCAGCAGGAGAGTGTTTGGTGGTATATCCTTCTGAGTTAACAAACACTGCCTGATGGTAATCTTCTTTCAGTTGCGGTTCTACATGGCTTGATTGTCCATTTTGCATGATAACTTTTGGCTGTGAATAAACTGGGGCTTTTGGCACAGGTTGAATTTTTGGGAATATATCTTCCACGACTGTTGGACTGTGACCATTTTGCTGGTTCACGGTGACGGGTGAGTTGTGACCATTTCCATTTTGTTGAACCTGTCCTTTATGGAGGGTGGAATTGTTGTAAGGGTTGGAGAACACAGGTGCGTGGTATTCTGTGGGAGACTGTGTGCTCTTCTCTGTAGCTTTCCTCAAGAGTTCCTCTACTTCAATGGGAGCAAGACTGTTTATGTCATTTTTAGCTGTCTTGCCTTCAGAGCTTACAGCAAACACAGACTTCCTGCCATCATCATAAACTTTAACTCCTGTATCTTTAAACTCACTGGAGGGGACCGGGATTGAGGATAACACTATGTTCTTTCCAGTCTTTGTGTCTTTTTCAACTTTAATTTCCATGGCAAATAATGCTGGAACAAAAATACATTATTTATGTAGAATATTCtgtttttgatttgtttttttaaacacaacttaTGAATAAACCTGGAAATCACTGTAATAGGCACAGCTGCTACATTGATGGCATTGGCTTTTGGGTCTCATCCCAAGTGGATGCCGTGCTGCTTAGTGAACACAGGACGTCACTTGCTCAGCACAGGCGCCATTTAGATAACACATTACATTTTCTCAAACAATCCAAAGCGTTCTCTGATTGAAATATGTGGAGATCATGGCGTCACCACCCTGCCCCCAcccagggccatttgaaggaatttgggggccccaagcaaaatgggggcccccaagcaccccccccccccgcacgcaaagcctacgttagcgatacacacatttttacaccaacgttcttactccccccccctccctagtccgtatgtttttctattctcacctccccttcttccctgtaggctgtccctgtagcgtggccaagctcctcttcctcctgtcagtcaggtgttctatcattatgggtccccagttcccaatcagatagtgcccgggcttgGCCGGGTAccgtgtggtacaggagattcagtttcctgtgttcctggttggactgaaaggaagtgtgcactcagtgtgcacttcctgtcagtccggccgggaacagaaaactgaatctcctgtaccacgtgcggtacccggccggactgacaggactccaggaggaaggaagaggagctcggccacgctacagcttgggaaggggaagttgggggccccaggccagctcgggggccccaagcaattgtttgttttgcctgtcctgtagcgacgggcctgccccCACCACTTCCAATCAGAGACCACTTTGGATAGAGTTGCTGTGCAATAGCCTGGGATTCAACTTGGGTTTCAACTAAAGTTTATATCTACATAAAATGTTTGTTCTTAAGGTGATcactcaaaaacaaaacaaaccaaaaaaacaaacaaacaaacaaaaaaaacaatatatatatacatatatatatatatatatatatatatatatatatatatatatttttttttttttgagtgatcACCTTAAGAACAAACATTTTATGTAGATATAAACTTTAGTTGAAAcccaagtgtatatatatatatatatatatatatatatatatatatgtatatatatatatatatactatattgtcaaaagtatagggacgtctgcctttacacgcacatgaactttaatggcatccgagTAGCTATACCAGGTTCAACTTCTCTGggcaggctgtccacaaggttttggagtgtgtctttgggaatgtttaaccattctctCAGAAGCACaattgtgaggttaggcactgttgttggacaaaaaggcctggcttgcagtctctgctctaattcatcccaaaggtgttctatcgggttgaggtgcaggccactcaacccaatagaacacctttgtgcctgaccttacaaatgcgcttctggaagaatggtcaaacattcccacagacacactcctagaccttgtggacagccttcccagaagagttgaagctgttatagctgcaaagggtgggccaactcaatattgaaccctgcagactaagactgggatgccataaaagttaatgtgcgtgtatGTGTTGCCGGACAGCCCGTTGTTTATGTGCTGCGTTCAGTGCACGCTGTTAGCACAAAGACTGAGCTTTCACAGTCAGCTATTTGTCTGGGCTGCAGATCAGTAGCCAGAGGAACTAgcttccgatcatgtgaccactgtgacagtgcCAATCTTTCTTCCCACCCTTGAACGGTTCCAAAAGATGTAAAGGGACATcagggcagggaagggggttaagagAGTAAAGTTATTCATACTAATAATTCTTCACTAATAACATAATAATGTGCTTTAATACTATGAATAAACTGTGCATAAGCAGCTCTTTCCAAGCACCGTATGTAGACAAGTCAATGGATAGTGTGAGTTTTTCAGTTCCAGTTTATGTCTGTTAGCAGAGCAAAAAGTAATTAACAGGAAAgtgatacataaaataaaaatacccttTCTTGGTTCTTCCCCATTCTCAACATGGGCATTTTCCATTTTTCTGCCAAATTTTGGCTTATAAGAAGGTGGTAGGTCGGGTATGCCAGCATATATATCCTTTATGGGTTCTGTGAAAGAAATCATTATtgagaaaataaaacatatataatatataacaatAAAGGTCCAGGCATTATAGACAGTAAAATCTGCACATCCAAattacaacttgataaaaaaaattgttcttgtTAAAAAAAGATTGAAATCCATCGTACAGGCTAGCCTTGTGAAAGAAAAAATGAGATTACATGTCTTTATTTGATATTTGATCTGTCACAATTACCCacgtgcagagctttttttctcagaaaataggtgcaggaactcaaccacgaccccgttcagatttcacaaacagtagaagggtcttaaaggggcattaaataccaggattggattacatacagaatacagagttcaggggggttacacacagagtgcagagctgtcacttgtaaacacagaaaccagccttctgtgtttacaagtgattgtggtgagaaggcaccaaagggtctgaggtggtggaactgagttcccccaagttccccctgaaaaaaacccTGCCCACATGGCTTCCATATATAGAACTGTTACAAGTCTTTGGTGACAAAAATATGGTAAAATCAAACCATGTGCCTAAAAAATGCCATGACATCTATCCCATTCCTAATTCTTAACCTGACCCCATTGACTTTCTTCCTTCTAAAACGATTAAAATGGACCTGTGCAAAGATCATGCATgctaaaatatttacatattttgcacAAGAAgtaaaaccactttaaaacaaATCCTTGTTCATCTCCATATCTACTGtataagcattgtaaaaaaaaaaaaaaatgaagcgctGGGGTGAAAATGACCCACTTGAAGATGAGGCCTATACTGACACATTTTGTTTACAatttaaaaatctgcattttttttttgctagaaaattacttggaatcccgaaacatatatataatatatatatatatatatatatatatatatatatatatatatatatatatatatatatagaaaattgaGTACGCCCctcagatttttgttttttattttatcttttcatgtgacaacactgaagaaattacacttgtttgttttcttatttatttttattgatttttacacaaaaaaa
Proteins encoded in this region:
- the PALMD gene encoding palmdelphin; translation: MEEAELLKERLLAITDKRKLQEEIAQRRLKIEEGKLKLHHLKKKATREKWLLDGLDTMSPEEQQDMLRQNQEDQNQIKDLERNIGRLDQEIDNLETQETQLSAKEVQVLQRLKSVERTTEDIIKAVKTEAREEPIKDIYAGIPDLPPSYKPKFGRKMENAHVENGEEPRKALFAMEIKVEKDTKTGKNIVLSSIPVPSSEFKDTGVKVYDDGRKSVFAVSSEGKTAKNDINSLAPIEVEELLRKATEKSTQSPTEYHAPVFSNPYNNSTLHKGQVQQNGNGHNSPVTVNQQNGHSPTVVEDIFPKIQPVPKAPVYSQPKVIMQNGQSSHVEPQLKEDYHQAVFVNSEGYTTKHSPAANMEDDVQVQHSVVHATPCYIDGSEPVTMIFMGYQQADENESRPLTDYEGVIRAELVIIDDDNDKEEEATVEGLIKQPQTKAEPISNPPLPNNVAHKLPKHNVTLHGPQPYKNSISLQEQESSLGPHNYVPVSKQIPDDGTEDPSLTALRIRMAKLGKKVI